AAATGCCATTGAAAAGATGATATTAGTGCTTAATTTTGTGCCATGAATTAATAACTCAAAAACAATTATAAGTTACTTGAATTTGGATCACACCTTTCTATGTTGCCATCACTTTGATGATCATCACTTTCAATTAAAGTTGCTCTCTTTTCTTCAAATCTTGAACTTCCTTTATCTACTAAGTGTAAAAGCAGTAAGTGCATGATCTTGGCATATGCTTAATCAGCAGAttgatttatgaaaaatttaaggGGAAAAGGAGTAAAATGGGAAATGGTATGTGTGCGATATATGTTATCAGGattctttattttctctaaaGTAACCGTGTTTGAGATTCATGTCTAACACATTTTCTTATGTGTGAGTTGAGAGAATAATCTTcgaaatatgtgagaaaattTAAGTGAAAAGTCTATATATTCATTATTGGAAAAGTTTTATCGAAACTCACTTGcaaatattctttaaattatatTCTAAATACTTAATCAATCATTTTAGTCCACATCattattcttatttaaattctaatcgtcctaaaatttatccaaaatctactacaaatattataattgatcATCATATCTATAAATGTAGTTTAAATGGAAAACTACttacaattattaaaatattttaaccaataAAAGAGCATTATATTCAACCCTACTCGTAGCTACATTATAGTGGTTTGGTACCTCTCATAAAAAACTTTCCATCTAAATCTTCAACATCATCTTCATCATGTTCTCGAGGAAGAGCATTGCTAATATGTTTGGTTTCTTTAAACCACCTAATTCTAGCAATAtcaaaaatttcttaaattacCATTAAATGTTGGGTGTAGTGGTAAATCGTATTGCATTTCTAATGagataattcaaattcaaactttgAGGATGATAATGTTAAGAGACATAACCACAAACTCCGAAAGAATTAGTCTTCATGAATGGTAAAATGTGgtgatataaaaaaattgctCTTCAAGAATTAGTCCCATTGTTTAATTAGTAGTACCCCTTCAAGTGAGTTGTCTTTTAACAATATGAACAAGATGAATATTTTCTCTTTCCACCATCTCTTTCACGGTCTTCGTCTcttgtttctttctcttatcacaaaaattattttttcctttgttaGAAAGACATCCATCTTTTCTTGTTTGAAAGACTCTTTTAGCATGCTCTTCTTGTTTATTTGCTCTTTAGTGTAACCAGCATTGATTAACTCTGATAATGAGATGTTGGCTAAATATTTTGAGTCTTCAAGAGATGAAATTTTCGACTTGTATCACTCTGGTAGAGTTATAATAACTTTTCCCACAATCCTCTTATCACGAAACTCATCTTTAAGCAACCTAATATTGTTAAAAGTGACCATAATCTTATTTGAAtactatttgacaatttcattatttttcatctttagaTTCTCCAAAATCTCTTGATTTGGTTTTTGTTGAACCTTAAAATTCCTCTTTTTGCTTATTCCAAGCTTGTTTTGGTATCTCACAAGTCATGATTcttgtgaaaataatataagaaacTTTATTTTACAGACATGACcttatcttatatatatatttttgtcacACTCATTATGTTGCTTGACCTGAACTATAGTTGGATTGGTCCTCATGGTGATTGATCTCTACCAATTTCCACCAGTTCCCAAAAGACATGTGCTTGCAagtatgttttcattttcaccaACAAATAGAGGAGGTAGAGAAAAACTGTTTGAGCTCACGATTCTAGAATTTGACAGTTTAGGGTTGTGTGCTaacaaagaagataaaattttctttcaaaaactcCCAAAAAATGCATCTAAGAGCTTAAGTCCCTAAAACTAATTgttctgataccaattgttgggcTTGAGAGAGAGAATATTTATAAGTGTATTATTAACCAGTCATTTTAGTTCAGATTATCATCCTTATCTAAATCCTAATACTCTTTCTTATGCTAAAGTTTATTCAAAATCCActacaataattataattggTCCCCAAAAGATAACTacaaatctaattaaaaaaaaactacggATCAATGTAATATTTTAACCCGAAAACAACATTATATTCAACAAATATACaacataaaacataatttatttttcttcatagAATAGTTGGATATTTACCATTTTTCAGCTCCGAAACACCCTTGGCAAGTCTATACTTCTGCAAATTAGATATACAAAGAAACATTATATACAATCAccactatatatatacacacacattcATGAAGATCCCAtcatatatacacaatttacCTCAAAATTACCTGCAAATGGCTCTTGACATGATAGATACTCAAACCCTCAACATTCATaagtttcaaaatattcttTGGTGTAGCACCTATATATGATttcatagaaaaaaaattttaagtttaaaaacaaaagaataccCAGATATTAGCTCATGATGATCAATCAAAAGatggtttatatatatgttctcACAGTCAGGGCCACCAAGTTGATCCACTGCATTTAAGAAAAGTTCATGAAGCTCAGGTATCCACCTTATTCTTTGTTTGTGTGCAGCCATAGCATCAGTATGTTGTTGATTCATTGAATGTATATAACCATCCATGTTAACAATTGAGGTAACATGGTTTCTTTTAAATCCCAATTGATGTATCCCTTGATCTGAAGAAACTTGTGGAGTTTCTTCATGTATTTCCTAATTATATAAGATGGATGTTAGATTTCCATGGTAATTTTATCGTTaaacatgatatatatatatatatatatatatatatatatatatatatatatatatatatacacatttaccTGATCAAGGCCAAGAGGTGAACTTTCACTCACATCAATCTCAAGCTCTTTAGTCAAATATTGCAATTGCAGCTTCTCTTTTAATGTTAAACTCTGCTTTGCATACATTGAACCTTGAGGACTGCCACAAGGACTTGATGCTGGTACATGAGTGAATGCCATGAAATCATCTTTTTCACCACAAAGAGATGGGTCACAAACTGCAACTTTTTGATTATATCTTCGGTTTCCATCATGGTTTCCGGTCTTTGAATTCGGTAACCATGACTGGTTTAAACTGGTATTGAACCTATAAGGATGGGGCTGTGACATTGCTGGTTGTGATATTGGTGCAAGGGCTTCTTCTTGTTGGTGCTGTAGCATAAAATAAGGACTTGGTGAGTTCTCATATGCTGAATAAAGCGCTATTGGGTCACTATTGAGGAACTTATGAACAGAAAAAGGTCCAGGATAGCTTGTTTGCATTGCTCCTTTTACACTTGTGATATACTGCAAAAGAACAAAATACCATGACTTGGATTAAGCATTTTGGATTatcatatatatgtgtaatacATGAACATATGATATTGATTTGACGCTTaacaaaaagagagaaagagaggaaaTCAGACCTTGGAAGTTGAAAGCTTAATTTCAGGAAAAAGCACAAACACAGATTCTTCAGCTTCTGCTACGAGGTTTTCAGGCTGAGGTTATTTAttgaattagaaaaagaaatgcaaatggCATACATAGGATTTGAtgaatgttttgtattttagaGGCAAGAtagtattaaattatatatatataaaaaaggttaaaatatatcacACTTTATCGTACTTTTTAGTTTATGtacttaaaaaatgagttgtaatgaacctaaatttaacaaaataatcaaaggcaaatttaactaaaactttttcaattcatttctcttataaataaaaattataaattaatattgtatttagcaccctaaaatgaaaaaaatttgtttagtcacgaaattataatttaatacatgataaacttatattttgatctattgaaaatttataatcaaatttctaaatttgcccatgaaaatattttaaccagttaaacctaaattttaaaatctgaaaattctaaaactaaaattacatcaaatttactaagaatattttaatcctataaaaatgatgatgaagGTGGTGATTTGAATAATAATTGCATATAGGTCCACACGGTTGTTGATTAGATTAGTATGGATAAGAAGTAATGAAGTAGTTCCCCATGAAATTTCACAAATGTTTGTGATTTGTCTTTATTGTTCAACTCAATCCTCAATTATTTTAAGTACGTAGGCGGAGATTCACAAGCTTTTGATTGGGAGTCTTTTTGTAAGACACAAATAAACGGCCATTGAATATAATAAACAAGTAGAATAATGCAATTGCCATTTGCTAACAGGTCATAGCTGACAATGACTTATAGGACGAGATTGCCGAGATTGATCATTTGTTTCGTTTCGATTCAATTTTACATTTAGCATATAAACCattgtattttgaattaatagttCTAGTACTTCTATAAATATTAcgatattattttttgaattaattattgtttCGATTCGATTTTACATTTCGTATATAAACCattgtattttgaattaattatagtttttattgGATGGTGGAAAGAATTAATAGTTCTAGTACTTCTAAATCAGTTAGTACTATAGAATATATGTCATCAgcaataaattgtattttaaaaacaattgtataacaaatacaaatgaaaatttagttttaccTCTAGTTCTCAACTAAAGGAAGAAGAGgataatattagtttaaatagtaCACCAATAGGAATTAAAACTGCTTCAAATTCCTATATTTTCATGAACCTAGTAATAATTCTAAAAAGCTAGAATGGAAGAAATTCAAAGTTCAACAATTGATAAAAAGTCAAAAGTTGGAATAAATATCAAAGTTACATTTcagtttagaaaatataaaaatattctctaaaTGCCTTGATTGATATCGAGCTACAATCAGAGTTGCAGAAAGAATGCAATTCTGAGAAAATGGGAATTAATGAGAAAACCTATAATAATAAAGGGTATTGATGGtaataaaactataattaattataaagcaAAAATATACCAATCTACATAAACAAGGTTAGATTTGTAATTCTTAAAATAGTATGTTTTTCTAATATGCAGGAGAtatattattagaaaataattttatacttagattatattaaaatattttattttaatatttgaatttgattttatacgaaatgtaaattatattattaattattaagttatggGTAAGTTTTTGCTTTGGCCACTTAATTGAAAAATGTTACAGTTTGGTCACTGAACTACATTAATCGAAAGCTGTCTTTCTCCTTCTTTTCTACAGTTAagtttttttcatgaaacaattttaGATGTTATATATGAATCCgcgaaccaaaattcaaatagcttTTTTCTCTAATCTCTAACACTGAACGTCAGATGGATTTAGATCTAAAGTATATTCTTTTACTCGTCGATGGATACTGATTCGTCGTACTGATCATCGAATCGTTGCTTTGAACTTGCTagcaaatttttttctaaaaaaaaaaaacctagtgacatacattttttttgaatatatagttcagtgatttaaatgaaaactttcgaatagttcaatgatcaaattgtaattttttagttaagtggccaaaacaaaaacttactcatagtttagtgattaatggtgtagtttacccttataaAAAATGTCTACAACTCTTATTTAGAGGTTTTTATAGGTCATGTCCATACATATTGTATCAATATCATATATAGTTATCCAAATTGACCCTACTTGAAATATAAGACTCAAATTTTGTTCAAGCTTATATTTGTAAATGCTAACTTAAGTCCATTTAAGGTGATCCAtgttaaccttttatttttaaaatataattattctatttaatatttagtaattatatatatattattttatatttttattaaaattttaaatataaacaatttaacatatatatttttaatgtttacattatagtttagtatatttaatttttatacgatataaattacaatatataaaagaaaaaaaaacctattacAAACTTAGGCCAAGTCGAGTTTTAGCTTTGAATTTTAGAGTTTGAGCTTGACCTATATTTTAAacatgctttttttttctcaaactcAATTTTCGTCTCTAATATTTCTATTCAAAGTCTCCTTAATTTCAGGTAGATCTTCGGGTTTGGGTGGGTAACCTTCCTCTTcctgaaatattaaataattttactagatattataaaatcatataaaaatagttaaaatgttataaaGTGTTATAAAAACATAGCTTAAACAATTATCAACTGTTGTTTATCCTATGACCCCCATTCACACATATACTAACATTTATATTCATGGATAAGGTATATGAATGTGATTGGAGTTTGATCAACTTATCTACTCCAACTCCAGTGCTCTAATTTCACACATATACTAACATTCATATTCATAGATAAGGTCTTCCACGACCTTAGTTTTTACAGCATTGttctatatataaatataaaacatgtcTCTCCATCCAATAATATTAACTCATGATGAAAAGAAGCCTCCTTTCATTACCACTAATCTCAATTAATCTTCATGTTGTAGCCTGTAAAAGAAGCCTCCATTTTCTTCTAGTCTCACAAGTTCTCTATaacatacacacatatatatagtaCAATGGTTAATTTGAATGGATGGGAAGTGGGAATCAATTACAGGCCTCTCTGAACTCCAAACCTGAAAGGAAGGTACGGCTGCCAATTCATGAGTGCCCCTGGATGCGTACATTATATGATGTTGATCAAGATTTTCATTAAAGAGGGAATTGTAATGGCAGATCAACAACTATATGTTGCAACACATGAAGCAAAACTTGTTCATTAGTGAGATaaacaaatgaagaagatggtgGCTTTACGAAAGAAGGTCGGGTGAAGGTTCATAACTTGCAATTCTTCTGTTGCTGTTATTATCAAAGAAGGACAGAGAACAAGAAGCAAAAACATGCAGCTAAGAAGCATGAAACAATCTGCTTATTCATTCAACTACAAAAGCAATACATTTAAAGTCAGTTGCTTCACCAAATGCTTTACTACTCCCACTAACTATATTGAAACCAACAAAACATTGCTTACACACATGAATAAGCTGACTAATCAACTCTATCAACACCTAAACATATAGAAAAACATGAACAACAAAGTTCATTCTTAACTAAATTACATAACAAAAGAACTAAACAAGTTTGCCATGCAACTCGATAGGGCCAGCATGCACCAAAGCTTCAGCTGCATCTCGCCACCTACGAAGTCATTTTGCAGTTCGCCACTTCGTGGTGTCATCTCGCAGCTCTCCACTTCGCAGAGACATCTCGTAGTTCTCCACTTGTGGAGACAGCTCGCACTTCACTACTTCGCGGTGTCAACTCGCACTTTGACATGTGCTTGAGCTGTTGCTTGGTTAGCCAACTTGTAATAGCTTTCTATTTGGAAATCCCACCAATAATATTGTTATCGGAAAAACCTAAAACCCACAAATGTGATGTTCGAAAAAAAATCTCCGAGTGAACCACACATCTTTtactcattttaaaataaaataaaataaaataaaataaaataaaataaaataaaataaaacaatcaagTTAACCAAGTTTTAATTGTTCCACTAAAGTCTATCCCATTTTAGACTTTTAGTGCAATttacatattttcttttgtagaagaaagaaagaagagacaAGACATTGTTTTCTTGGGAACCAAGTCTTAATTATATCCCAATTTCATTGTCCatactttatattttgttaatgaaATTATTGTCTGAAAGAAAGAATACGTAAAAGTACAATTGTGGATTTGGAATTTAAGGATTCATGCTAAAGTGATCAGAAAGTTATGAGAATTCAACATCCTTTGGACTCCAACATTGTTTCATTAAATcgaacaaatttattatttcaatcttataatttataattacttGTGAAATTTGACTTGCAAATCATATTTAAACTCCTTCATAACAACTACAATTTTgcatcaaaattcatatttaatatttgccTAAAAGTCTAAGTTTATGCTGTACTTAAAACATAACTACACAACACtcacaaatataaatttagaaattatgatCAACACTCGCTCTCAAGGAACTGAACATGCTGAATCTTTCCATCCAATTCAATCTTGAGTTCCAATGCCACTATcacaaattacaaaaatagaaaaaaataaacattttttaaactaaaatattagcTTAAGAAAGATGAAACTTAAGAAATACTTGTTAGAAAAGAAACTCACCTAAGCGATGTTGGATGCAGAGCTAGTTTCTTCTTGGTCTGTTTCTTCGTATCCACCTCATGAAATTGTATTGCCAGTCTCTCTCCACCTTTGTAACAAACCACCATGGTCTTCCGGTTGTGAATACAATGTAACCCAAGCTCAGTCCTACCACCACTCCACTTCCATACCCCATCAATATAACTTGCCAAAAGAAGGGTATTTCAGAACCTTTATGTTCCACCACCAATGGTGAAGGCGGTTCGGCCCCCCCATGGTTGACGCACTGCTTGGACAATGGTAATCCACACAATCCCAAGTTACCGCTGTAGGAATCATTATCaaaggtaccaaattgattgccATGAGGAATTGGTCCAACAAGATTGTTGTTTGAAAGATTCAAAACTTCAAGAAATGTTAGACTTGTCATTTCAGAAGGAATCCTACCGTCAAGCTTATTTGATGAAAGATCTAATGATTCAAGTGCTACCAAATTTCCAAACGATGCTGGGATAGGACCGGTGATGTTGTTATGAGAGAAGTTGAGCATTTGCAGGGAAATAAGTTGCCCGACGTCCTTCGGAATTTTTCCACAGAATTGGTTGTTTGACAAGTCCATAGATACGAAAATGGCCACAGTCTTCGTCAATTCCATCTCCAATCTTTTCGTTGTTACATTCACAGGAATTTCATAAATATCACTGCCAAATCTACTTCCCCTAAATTTGAAAGCTATGGAGTATAACCACTCTTTAGGTTTATCTTTCATTGctctcaaattttgaaagagTTTCATCGGCAATGTGCCCGTGAAGTCATTTTCAGAGAGATCAATTATTCGCAATGCAGAAAAGTTAGATGAAGCTACAGAATGAGGCAGTGGTccataaaatctattaaatctCAGGATAATAACTTGCAGACTTGGAAGTGAAACTAACCAACATGGAAATCTATCTGTTAACTTGTTATTccctaaatttaaaacttcCAATGAAATAGAATTAGCCAAAGATGACGGTACTAATCCTTCCAATTGATTGTCGTTGAGTAAAAGATGACTCAACTCACTATTATTCACAAAAGAGTCAGGGATCTTGCCAAAGAAGTTGTTCATTTGCAAATCCAAGAAAGTGAGATGGCTAAAATTTCCAAGACAATCAGGAATAGTTCCACTCAAGCTGTTTTTGGACAAGTCCAGAACATCAAGTGAACTCAAATTGCAAATAGAAGGGATGTTTCCTGTCAAATTATTCTCTGAAATGATGAACACTTCCAACTCCTTTAAAATTGGAATTTGAGAATTCAAGCAAGTTGAGAGAATTGGTCCTTGAAGCAAGTTGGATTGAAGGTTGAGCATTCTCAAATTGTTCCCCGGAAATTGCTCCAAAGCAGTCAAAAAGTTATGAGAAAGGTCCAAAAATAGCAATCGTTCCCACCCTTCAGCTTCCCATTTGGAAATTCCCCCAGAAATCATGTTATTTGAAAGATATAAATATTGCAAGTTCGATGTTTGAAAGAAACTCGGGAACTGCCTTACGCTACAATCAGAGAAGCTCACAGTTGTAAGCTGGGGGAAAGAATAGTTCACATCATTGCTTCTTGTGCTTAATGATAATAATCTATTACTTGAAACATCAAGAACTTCAAGACTCATGAGTTTTGAAAGCATATCTGACTTGATCACACCACTCAAGTTGTTTGATGACAAATCAAGCTCACGAAGGTTCACAAGATCAAAAATGGAATACGGTATGGGACCACTCAAGTTGTTTGATGACAAATCAAGCTCAGTAAGGTTCACAAGATAAAAAATGGAA
The Gossypium raimondii isolate GPD5lz chromosome 8, ASM2569854v1, whole genome shotgun sequence DNA segment above includes these coding regions:
- the LOC105790150 gene encoding myb family transcription factor PHL6; protein product: MQTSYPGPFSVHKFLNSDPIALYSAYENSPSPYFMLQHQQEEALAPISQPAMSQPHPYRFNTSLNQSWLPNSKTGNHDGNRRYNQKVAVCDPSLCGEKDDFMAFTHVPASSPCGSPQGSMYAKQSLTLKEKLQLQYLTKELEIDVSESSPLGLDQEIHEETPQVSSDQGIHQLGFKRNHVTSIVNMDGYIHSMNQQHTDAMAAHKQRIRWIPELHELFLNAVDQLGGPDCATPKNILKLMNVEGLSIYHVKSHLQKYRLAKGVSELKNDKGSSRFEEKRATLIESDDHQSDGNIEREVDVVETLQMQIEVQKLLHEQLKVQKELQLQIQQQGQLLKKLMDERRRKSGSADKKMFPSENPFLFSAETASFFQKSGSAKSITDCSSSTHSPKHKASETTESEQCQKRHRGESS
- the LOC105790148 gene encoding receptor-like protein 9DC3; translation: MGSLCLVLVVLQLSWTLSSSVPPPSSHVCLPHERDALLHYKTTISVDCDLNSGSYNKDPYPRIDIESWNKSTDCCSWEGVKCDNVAGHVIGIDLSHSCLVGSLFANNSLFQLHNLQWLDLSSNNLRGSLLENTSSLFHFHGLRRLNLAGNSFNGTISSKLFSQLVSLTHLNLSFNGIFDDVESYLRFDGEGFDMLARNLTKLRNLVLDTVDMSDVELTSFLNLSSSLEHLSLEACELHGEFPSQVFQLPNLKVLGLNGNFNLTGYLPKTNWSSSLELLDLSSCDFRGSIPTLFGNLTQIIAVDLSGNSLEGQIPDVFGSLRKLTSLSFPYCNLSGPLPRSIFNLTKITHLDLRSNHLEGPFPNHVNELQFLEDLLLNNNSISGGVPSWLFTLPSLLQLDLGYNKLIGPIDQIQKPGFVQHVDLSYNDIGGPIPYSIFYLVNLTELDLSSNNLSGPIPYSIFYLVNLTELDLSSNNLSGPIPYSIFDLVNLRELDLSSNNLSGVIKSDMLSKLMSLEVLDVSSNRLLSLSTRSNDVNYSFPQLTTVSFSDCSVRQFPSFFQTSNLQYLYLSNNMISGGISKWEAEGWERLLFLDLSHNFLTALEQFPGNNLRMLNLQSNLLQGPILSTCLNSQIPILKELEVFIISENNLTGNIPSICNLSSLDVLDLSKNSLSGTIPDCLGNFSHLTFLDLQMNNFFGKIPDSFVNNSELSHLLLNDNQLEGLVPSSLANSISLEVLNLGNNKLTDRFPCWLVSLPSLQVIILRFNRFYGPLPHSVASSNFSALRIIDLSENDFTGTLPMKLFQNLRAMKDKPKEWLYSIAFKFRGSRFGSDIYEIPVNVTTKRLEMELTKTVAIFVSMDLSNNQFCGKIPKDVGQLISLQMLNFSHNNITGPIPASFGNLVALESLDLSSNKLDGRIPSEMTSLTFLEVLNLSNNNLVGPIPHGNQFGTFDNDSYSGNLGLCGLPLSKQCVNHGGAEPPSPLVVEHKGSEIPFFWQVILMGYGSGVVVGLSLGYIVFTTGRPWWFVTKVERDWQYNFMRWIRRNRPRRN